A window of Cellulomonas fimi contains these coding sequences:
- the atpE gene encoding ATP synthase F0 subunit C, producing MALADTSTILAAADAVSGNIATVGYGLAVIGPGIGLGILIGKTIEGIARQPEVAGQLRTTMFIGIGFVEVLGLLGLITGFLFP from the coding sequence GTGGCTCTTGCGGACACCAGCACCATCCTCGCGGCGGCGGACGCCGTCTCGGGCAACATCGCGACCGTCGGCTACGGCCTCGCCGTCATCGGCCCCGGTATCGGTCTGGGCATCCTCATCGGCAAGACGATCGAGGGCATCGCCCGCCAGCCCGAGGTCGCCGGCCAGCTGCGCACGACGATGTTCATCGGTATCGGCTTCGTCGAGGTCCTCGGCCTCCTCGGCCTCATCACGGGCTTCCTCTTCCCGTGA
- the nucS gene encoding endonuclease NucS has translation MRLVVASCAARYSGRLNAHLPRATRLLVVKADGSVLLHSDGGSYKPLNWMSPPCTLVVGEPDDESRAAGVTAVWTVQHTKSDDRLEIDLFEVLHDSAHDLGVDPGLVKDGVEAHLQELLAAQILLLGDGHTLVRREYPTAIGPVDILAKDPSGGSVAVEIKRRGDIDGVEQLTRYLELLNRDPLLAPVRGVFAAQEIKPQARVLATDRGIACLVLDYDAMRGVDDVDSRLF, from the coding sequence ATGCGTCTCGTCGTGGCCTCGTGCGCCGCCCGGTACAGCGGCCGGCTCAACGCCCACCTGCCGCGCGCGACGCGGCTGCTCGTCGTCAAGGCCGACGGCAGCGTGCTGCTGCACTCGGACGGCGGCTCGTACAAGCCGCTCAACTGGATGAGCCCGCCGTGCACGCTCGTGGTGGGGGAGCCCGACGACGAGTCGCGCGCCGCGGGCGTCACCGCGGTGTGGACCGTGCAGCACACGAAGTCCGACGACCGCCTCGAGATCGACCTGTTCGAGGTGCTGCACGACTCCGCGCACGACCTCGGGGTGGACCCGGGCCTCGTCAAGGACGGTGTCGAGGCGCACCTGCAGGAGCTGCTCGCGGCGCAGATCCTCCTGCTCGGCGACGGGCACACCCTCGTCCGCCGCGAGTACCCCACGGCGATCGGCCCGGTCGACATCCTCGCGAAGGACCCCTCCGGCGGCAGCGTCGCCGTCGAGATCAAGCGCCGGGGCGACATCGACGGCGTCGAACAGCTCACCCGCTACCTGGAGCTGCTCAACCGCGACCCGTTGCTCGCGCCCGTGCGCGGCGTGTTCGCCGCCCAGGAGATCAAGCCGCAGGCGCGGGTCCTCGCGACCGACCGCGGCATCGCGTGCCTGGTGCTCGACTACGACGCCATGCGCGGCGTCGACGACGTCGACTCGCGCCTGTTCTAG
- a CDS encoding F0F1 ATP synthase subunit B, with protein sequence MSLAALPAAFVTAAEGTEEVQGIDLIIPAPYDIFWSAVVLLIIAIAFYKYALPTFTRILDERTAKIEGGLEKAELAQAEAAAARDEYQAQLQEARTEAARIREEARGEGSQIVAEARTKASEEAARITDTAHRQIEAERQQAAVQLKQDVGALATELASKIVGEALEDEVRQSRVVDRFLDELAANTASTADAGKGN encoded by the coding sequence GTGAGCCTCGCCGCGCTCCCCGCGGCCTTCGTGACGGCCGCGGAAGGGACCGAGGAAGTTCAGGGCATCGACCTGATCATCCCCGCTCCGTACGACATCTTCTGGTCCGCCGTCGTCCTGCTGATCATCGCGATCGCGTTCTACAAGTACGCGCTCCCGACGTTCACCCGGATCCTCGACGAGCGCACCGCGAAGATCGAGGGCGGCCTGGAGAAGGCCGAGCTCGCGCAGGCCGAGGCCGCCGCGGCTCGCGACGAGTACCAGGCGCAGCTCCAGGAGGCTCGCACCGAGGCCGCGCGCATCCGCGAGGAGGCACGCGGCGAGGGCAGCCAGATCGTCGCCGAGGCGCGCACCAAGGCCTCCGAGGAGGCCGCGCGCATCACCGACACGGCGCACCGCCAGATCGAGGCCGAGCGTCAGCAGGCCGCCGTCCAGCTCAAGCAGGACGTCGGGGCACTCGCGACGGAGCTCGCGTCGAAGATCGTCGGCGAGGCCCTGGAGGACGAGGTGCGCCAGTCGCGCGTCGTCGACCGGTTCCTCGACGAGCTCGCCGCCAACACCGCCAGCACGGCGGACGCAGGTAAGGGGAACTGA
- the atpA gene encoding F0F1 ATP synthase subunit alpha, with protein MAELTIRPEEIRAALDSFVKTYEPTGAVSEEVGRVTLAGDGIAQVEGLPGAMANELLRFEDGTLGLALNLDVREIGVVVLGEFTGIEEGQEVRRTGEVLSVPVGDGYLGRVVDPLGQPIDGLGEIATEGRRALELQAPGVMARKSVHEPLQTGIKAIDSMIPIGRGQRQLIIGDRQTGKTAIAIDTIINQKANWDSGDVTKQVRCIYVAIGQKGSTIASVRAALEEAGALEYTTIVAAPASDPAGFKYLAPYTGSAIGQHWMYGGKHVLIVFDDLSKQAEAYRAVSLLLRRPPGREAYPGDVFYLHSRLLERCAKLSDELGAGSMTGLPIIETKANDVSAYIPTNVISITDGQIFLQSDLFNADQRPAVDVGISVSRVGGAAQVKAMKSVSGTLKLDLAQFRSLEAFAMFASDLDATSRAQLARGARLTELLKQGQYSPFAVEDQVASIWAGTKGKLDDVPVEDVRRFESELIDHLRRNTEVLTTIASTGKLDDETESALSSAVDEFRNGFLKGDGTPLVGGADDAEDVEVEQEQIVRQKKA; from the coding sequence ATGGCTGAGCTGACGATCCGGCCGGAGGAGATCCGGGCCGCGCTGGACAGCTTCGTGAAGACGTACGAGCCGACCGGTGCGGTGTCCGAAGAGGTCGGCCGCGTCACGCTCGCCGGCGACGGCATCGCGCAGGTCGAGGGTCTTCCGGGCGCCATGGCGAACGAGCTGCTGCGCTTCGAGGACGGGACGCTCGGCCTCGCGCTGAACCTCGACGTCCGCGAGATCGGTGTCGTCGTCCTCGGCGAGTTCACCGGCATCGAGGAGGGCCAGGAGGTCCGCCGGACCGGCGAGGTGCTCTCGGTGCCCGTCGGCGACGGCTACCTGGGCCGCGTCGTCGACCCGCTCGGCCAGCCGATCGACGGTCTCGGCGAGATCGCGACCGAGGGCCGCCGCGCCCTCGAGCTGCAGGCCCCCGGTGTCATGGCCCGCAAGTCGGTCCACGAGCCGCTGCAGACCGGCATCAAGGCCATCGACTCGATGATCCCGATCGGGCGCGGCCAGCGTCAGCTCATCATCGGCGACCGCCAGACCGGCAAGACGGCCATCGCGATCGACACGATCATCAACCAGAAGGCCAACTGGGACTCGGGCGACGTGACCAAGCAGGTCCGCTGCATCTACGTCGCGATCGGCCAGAAGGGCTCGACGATCGCGTCGGTCCGCGCCGCCCTCGAGGAGGCCGGCGCCCTGGAGTACACGACGATCGTCGCGGCCCCGGCGTCCGACCCGGCGGGCTTCAAGTACCTCGCGCCCTACACCGGCTCGGCCATCGGCCAGCACTGGATGTACGGCGGCAAGCACGTCCTCATCGTGTTCGACGACCTGTCGAAGCAGGCCGAGGCGTACCGCGCCGTGTCGCTGCTGCTGCGCCGCCCGCCGGGCCGCGAGGCGTACCCCGGCGACGTCTTCTACCTGCACTCCCGCCTGCTGGAGCGTTGCGCGAAGCTCTCCGACGAGCTGGGCGCCGGCTCGATGACCGGTCTGCCGATCATCGAGACCAAGGCCAACGACGTCTCGGCGTACATCCCGACGAACGTCATCTCCATCACGGACGGCCAGATCTTCCTCCAGTCCGACCTGTTCAACGCCGACCAGCGTCCCGCGGTCGACGTCGGCATCTCGGTGTCCCGCGTCGGTGGTGCCGCGCAGGTCAAGGCGATGAAGTCGGTCTCCGGCACGCTCAAGCTCGACCTGGCGCAGTTCCGCTCGCTCGAGGCGTTCGCGATGTTCGCGTCCGACCTCGACGCGACGTCCCGCGCCCAGCTCGCGCGTGGTGCGCGTCTGACCGAGCTGCTCAAGCAGGGCCAGTACTCGCCGTTCGCGGTCGAGGACCAGGTCGCGTCGATCTGGGCGGGCACGAAGGGCAAGCTCGACGACGTCCCGGTCGAGGACGTGCGCCGCTTCGAGTCCGAGCTGATCGACCACCTGCGCCGCAACACCGAGGTGCTGACCACGATCGCGTCGACGGGCAAGCTCGACGACGAGACCGAGTCGGCCCTGTCGAGCGCGGTCGACGAGTTCCGCAACGGCTTCCTCAAGGGCGACGGCACGCCGCTCGTCGGCGGGGCGGACGACGCCGAGGACGTCGAGGTCGAGCAGGAGCAGATCGTCCGGCAGAAGAAGGCCTGA
- a CDS encoding TetR/AcrR family transcriptional regulator, translated as MGDAGTRTGAEREGHPEAAAGPEHEPRAATAGREVRDTRALVRATALRLFRERGYAATTMRLVAQEAGVATGNAYYHFASKDHLVQELYLDVTQDHARRAAAVLAAGGDLPTRLRGVLHAGLDAFAGYHAFGTEFVAVAIRPTSASSPFSASSRGARETSEEVFRQVVAGAVPAVPRHLRDDLPELLWLAQLGVTLFWVHDGSPGQRRTRALVDGAAPLVGRLVSLARLPVARRVTDDLLRLVRDAMRVDDEAGEGVTGRSAAGPDAAGTDVACDDTTAASVDPTAGGTDTAARDVDGAPGPVRRTRGRSADAADRARKDDA; from the coding sequence ATGGGCGACGCAGGCACGCGCACCGGCGCGGAGCGCGAGGGGCACCCGGAGGCCGCAGCAGGTCCGGAGCACGAGCCGCGCGCGGCGACCGCCGGGCGTGAGGTCCGCGACACACGCGCGCTCGTGCGGGCCACCGCGCTCCGGCTGTTCCGGGAGCGCGGGTACGCGGCGACGACCATGCGGCTCGTCGCCCAGGAGGCCGGCGTCGCGACCGGGAACGCGTACTACCACTTCGCGTCGAAGGACCATCTCGTCCAGGAGCTCTACCTGGACGTGACGCAGGACCACGCGCGGCGCGCCGCGGCGGTGCTCGCGGCGGGCGGCGACCTCCCGACCCGGCTGCGGGGCGTCCTGCACGCCGGGCTCGACGCGTTCGCCGGGTACCACGCGTTCGGCACCGAGTTCGTCGCGGTCGCGATCCGGCCGACGTCGGCCTCGAGCCCGTTCTCGGCCTCGTCCCGCGGCGCGCGCGAGACCAGCGAGGAGGTCTTCCGGCAGGTCGTCGCCGGCGCCGTGCCCGCGGTGCCACGGCACCTGCGCGACGACCTCCCGGAGCTCCTGTGGCTCGCACAGCTCGGCGTCACGCTGTTCTGGGTGCACGACGGGTCGCCGGGGCAGCGACGGACGCGCGCGCTCGTCGACGGTGCCGCGCCGCTCGTCGGCCGGCTCGTCAGCCTGGCGCGGCTGCCCGTCGCGCGGCGCGTCACGGACGACCTCCTGCGCCTCGTGCGCGACGCGATGCGCGTCGACGACGAGGCCGGCGAGGGGGTCACGGGTCGGAGCGCCGCGGGTCCGGACGCTGCCGGGACCGACGTGGCCTGCGACGACACCACCGCCGCCAGCGTCGACCCGACCGCAGGGGGAACGGACACCGCCGCGCGCGACGTGGACGGCGCGCCGGGGCCGGTGCGGCGCACCCGCGGGCGCTCGGCAGACGCCGCGGATCGTGCCCGGAAGGACGACGCGTGA
- a CDS encoding F0F1 ATP synthase subunit delta, with product MRGTSRASLAAAEERWEPVLDAAGAQSSELGEQLFALVDALDSSGSLRRTLADPSIDGDAKAGLVGRLLAAADPRVVEAAQGLVRSRWSADADLTDAAEHLAFHAVLATAEVDGSLARVEEELFRFSRALAGQREVRRTLFDTTVPAAARAKLVEDILAGRTSPVTATLAKRLAAAPRGRRYVPALGHLSDLIAARRQREVATVSTATPLTDAQRDRLVEILERAYGHVVQLNVVLDPNVLGGLRVQVGPQVVDATVLARLADARRRLAS from the coding sequence ATGCGCGGGACGAGTCGGGCGTCGCTGGCGGCGGCGGAGGAGCGGTGGGAGCCGGTCCTCGACGCTGCCGGTGCGCAGTCGTCGGAGCTCGGCGAGCAGCTGTTCGCCCTGGTCGACGCGCTGGACTCCTCCGGCTCGCTGCGCCGGACGCTGGCGGACCCGTCGATCGACGGTGACGCCAAGGCCGGGCTCGTCGGGCGGCTGCTCGCGGCCGCGGACCCGCGCGTCGTCGAGGCGGCCCAGGGGCTCGTCCGTTCCCGGTGGTCGGCCGACGCGGACCTGACCGACGCGGCCGAGCACCTCGCGTTCCACGCGGTGCTCGCCACGGCCGAGGTCGACGGGTCCCTGGCGCGCGTCGAGGAGGAGCTGTTCCGCTTCTCCCGTGCGCTCGCCGGGCAGCGCGAGGTGCGCCGCACGCTGTTCGACACGACGGTGCCCGCCGCGGCCCGCGCGAAGCTCGTCGAGGACATCCTCGCCGGGCGCACGTCGCCGGTGACCGCGACGCTCGCGAAGCGGCTCGCCGCCGCACCGCGCGGCCGCCGCTACGTGCCGGCGCTCGGCCACCTCTCGGACCTCATCGCGGCCCGCCGGCAGCGGGAGGTCGCGACGGTCTCGACCGCGACGCCGCTGACCGATGCCCAGCGTGACCGGCTCGTCGAGATCCTCGAGCGTGCCTACGGGCACGTCGTGCAGCTCAACGTGGTGCTCGACCCGAACGTGCTCGGTGGCCTGCGTGTGCAGGTCGGCCCTCAGGTCGTGGACGCGACCGTGCTGGCGCGTCTCGCCGACGCCCGACGACGACTTGCCAGCTGA
- a CDS encoding YndJ family transporter — MSADTLGGPATAAVHVVVGLGLTVVLPLGLRLLGPRVVPRPSSSLWPVAGLAAAVAVWLPVGRAAAVLALPFAVAGAVLAAAGLRVLVHPPAASGSRARRWAVAAALVTPAVGAAALVAERAGWGLLGFDGLYLTLTVPHMLFAGFGACLVAGLVTGVAPGRVADAAAVAVPVGVLLVLAGYFVSDAAELVGAVVLTGALWTVAAAVLRGSGATARPARGASSALDSEPGPPTSAARLARALLRVGAVAVLLGMLPALWWAVGEASGLAHPGLDAMVASHGVVNALGFVVCTLLGVAVLGRRAATGPTGPDRRPQPDPRAGSTQPDRQAEPTQRDQPDERAQTEGAHVTYAEVGATLRGERPAGYRHASWRWRVVAHASDDDAAALGDDLLTWRVQRAAGVRVDADGPARTGARVVSRPGLGPVRLAAPCVVVAVDRAECHTAFAYGTLPGHPFRGEELFAVERDAEGTLWFVVEAFSAPDAWWARAAWPFVAVGQRAYARALADAARRLHRDRTAGDRAETGR, encoded by the coding sequence GTGAGCGCCGACACGTTGGGCGGGCCGGCGACGGCCGCGGTGCACGTCGTCGTCGGGCTCGGGCTGACGGTCGTCCTGCCGCTCGGGCTGCGCCTGCTCGGGCCGCGCGTCGTCCCACGACCGTCGTCGTCCCTCTGGCCGGTCGCCGGGCTGGCCGCGGCTGTGGCCGTGTGGCTCCCGGTCGGACGCGCCGCGGCGGTGCTCGCGCTGCCGTTCGCCGTGGCGGGTGCGGTGCTCGCGGCGGCGGGCCTCCGGGTCCTGGTGCACCCGCCCGCAGCCTCGGGCTCCCGGGCACGCCGGTGGGCGGTCGCGGCGGCGCTCGTCACCCCGGCCGTCGGTGCGGCAGCGCTCGTCGCCGAGCGTGCGGGCTGGGGCCTGCTGGGCTTCGACGGGCTGTACCTGACGCTCACCGTCCCGCACATGCTGTTCGCGGGGTTCGGTGCGTGTCTCGTCGCGGGCCTGGTGACGGGGGTTGCGCCGGGGCGGGTGGCCGACGCGGCGGCCGTCGCGGTCCCCGTCGGCGTCCTGCTCGTGCTCGCCGGCTACTTCGTGTCGGACGCGGCCGAGCTCGTCGGCGCCGTCGTGCTCACCGGGGCGCTGTGGACCGTCGCCGCCGCGGTGCTGCGCGGGTCGGGCGCGACAGCCCGGCCGGCCCGGGGCGCGTCGTCGGCGCTCGACAGCGAGCCGGGACCGCCGACGTCGGCGGCACGCCTCGCGCGGGCGCTGCTGCGCGTGGGCGCGGTGGCCGTGCTCCTGGGGATGCTGCCCGCGCTGTGGTGGGCCGTGGGGGAGGCGTCCGGGCTCGCGCACCCCGGGCTCGACGCGATGGTCGCGTCGCACGGTGTCGTCAACGCGCTCGGCTTCGTCGTCTGCACCCTGCTCGGCGTCGCGGTGCTCGGGCGGCGGGCGGCGACCGGGCCGACCGGGCCGGACCGGCGGCCGCAGCCGGACCCCCGGGCCGGGTCGACGCAGCCGGACCGTCAGGCCGAGCCGACGCAGCGCGACCAGCCGGACGAGCGCGCCCAGACGGAGGGCGCCCACGTCACGTACGCGGAGGTCGGGGCCACGCTCCGCGGCGAACGCCCTGCAGGCTACCGGCACGCGTCGTGGCGATGGCGCGTCGTCGCCCACGCGAGCGACGACGACGCGGCGGCGCTCGGCGACGACCTGCTCACGTGGCGCGTCCAGCGGGCGGCGGGGGTGCGCGTCGACGCGGACGGACCGGCGCGGACGGGCGCGCGCGTCGTGAGCCGACCAGGTCTCGGACCGGTACGCCTGGCCGCACCGTGCGTCGTGGTGGCCGTCGACCGCGCCGAGTGCCACACCGCGTTCGCCTACGGCACGCTGCCGGGTCACCCGTTCCGCGGCGAGGAGCTGTTCGCCGTCGAGCGGGACGCGGAGGGGACGCTGTGGTTCGTCGTGGAGGCGTTCTCGGCGCCGGACGCGTGGTGGGCCCGGGCAGCGTGGCCGTTCGTCGCGGTGGGCCAGCGCGCGTACGCCCGTGCGCTGGCCGACGCCGCGAGGCGGCTCCACCGCGACCGCACCGCGGGCGACCGGGCGGAGACGGGACGATGA
- the atpB gene encoding F0F1 ATP synthase subunit A, which produces MIAPFATHEGESGGFHAPSITDFFPPPVLFEGTLFEINRIELVRFLVAIALVVVMIVAARRATLVPGRFQNVIELLLDFVRVNVAEEILGKERARKYVPLLTTLFFAILAFNITGIIPGINIAGTALIGLPVVLALWVYVMYLGAGVKAHGVGGFLKASLFPPGVPAFMYVLLTPIEFLTVFVIRPATLAIRLMANMVAGHLMLVLCFSATQYFIFEAAPAMKAFGALTFTAGLAMTLFEAFVAALQAYIFVVLTAVYISLSVEEEH; this is translated from the coding sequence ATGATCGCGCCGTTCGCCACGCACGAGGGCGAGAGCGGCGGATTCCATGCGCCGTCGATCACCGACTTCTTCCCGCCGCCGGTCCTGTTCGAGGGCACGCTCTTCGAGATCAACCGGATCGAGCTCGTCCGGTTCCTCGTGGCGATCGCGCTGGTGGTCGTCATGATCGTCGCCGCGCGCCGCGCCACGCTGGTCCCGGGCCGCTTCCAGAACGTGATCGAGCTGCTGCTCGACTTCGTGCGGGTCAACGTCGCCGAGGAGATCCTCGGCAAGGAGCGGGCGCGCAAGTACGTGCCGCTGCTCACGACGCTGTTCTTCGCGATCCTCGCGTTCAACATCACGGGCATCATCCCCGGCATCAACATCGCCGGGACCGCGCTGATCGGCCTGCCGGTCGTCCTCGCGCTGTGGGTCTACGTCATGTACCTCGGCGCCGGCGTCAAGGCACACGGCGTGGGCGGCTTCCTCAAGGCGAGCCTGTTCCCCCCGGGCGTCCCGGCCTTCATGTACGTGCTGCTGACGCCGATCGAGTTCCTCACGGTCTTCGTGATCCGGCCCGCCACGCTGGCGATCCGACTCATGGCCAACATGGTCGCCGGGCACCTCATGCTGGTGCTCTGCTTCTCGGCCACGCAGTACTTCATCTTCGAGGCCGCGCCCGCCATGAAGGCGTTCGGCGCCCTCACGTTCACCGCGGGCCTCGCGATGACGCTGTTCGAGGCGTTCGTCGCGGCCCTGCAGGCGTACATCTTCGTCGTCCTGACGGCCGTCTACATCAGCCTGTCGGTCGAAGAGGAACACTGA
- a CDS encoding DUF2550 domain-containing protein — MSPVVVGLLIGAVALVLAVVLMWVSRVHTLERRVGSFRCAVGRSESGPWSLGIAQYGSQRLYWWRRWSLAPRPSMRWDRSGLAVVERVQGTHPSGADAVVVTCRVSGRTVHLMMAPDAYAGLTSWIEATPSHVGSVI; from the coding sequence GTGAGCCCCGTGGTCGTCGGCCTGCTGATCGGCGCTGTCGCGCTGGTGCTGGCCGTCGTGCTCATGTGGGTCTCCCGGGTGCACACGCTCGAACGGCGCGTGGGCTCGTTCCGCTGCGCCGTCGGCCGCTCGGAGTCCGGGCCGTGGTCGCTGGGCATCGCCCAGTACGGCTCGCAGCGGCTCTACTGGTGGCGGCGCTGGTCGCTCGCGCCCCGCCCGTCGATGCGCTGGGACCGCTCCGGTCTCGCCGTCGTCGAGCGCGTGCAGGGGACGCACCCCAGCGGCGCCGACGCCGTGGTCGTCACGTGCCGGGTGAGCGGCAGGACCGTGCACCTCATGATGGCGCCCGACGCCTACGCCGGGCTCACGTCCTGGATCGAGGCGACCCCGTCCCACGTGGGCTCCGTCATCTGA
- a CDS encoding F0F1 ATP synthase subunit epsilon, with amino-acid sequence MADLEVDLVATDGKVWSGTARQVSAPAADGEIGILAGHTPILSVLRPGEVRVQPVGGGEPLRWHVDGGFLSVDSDTVTVVVDTVASGTRPASAGDSH; translated from the coding sequence GTGGCTGACCTCGAGGTCGACCTCGTCGCGACCGACGGCAAGGTCTGGTCGGGCACCGCTCGTCAGGTGTCGGCGCCGGCTGCCGACGGTGAGATCGGCATCCTCGCCGGCCACACCCCGATCCTGTCGGTGCTCCGTCCCGGCGAGGTCCGGGTCCAGCCTGTCGGCGGCGGTGAGCCGCTGCGCTGGCACGTGGACGGCGGCTTCCTGTCCGTCGACTCCGACACCGTGACCGTCGTCGTCGACACGGTCGCGTCCGGCACCCGACCGGCGTCGGCCGGCGACTCGCACTGA
- the atpD gene encoding F0F1 ATP synthase subunit beta, with protein MTATTVDETAATAGTPGVGRVARVIGPIVDIEFPADQIPELYNALQVDIDLSAQGEGEGSFTMTLEVAQHLGDSLVRAIALKPTDGLVRGAQVRDTGAPISVPVGDVTKGKVFNVIGEVLNAEPGEKIEITERWPIHRKAPAFDQLESKTTMFETGIKVIDLLTPYVQGGKIGLFGGAGVGKTVLIQEMIQRVAQNHGGVSVFAGVGERTREGNDLIVEMEEAGVFDKTALVFGQMDEPPGTRLRVALSALTMAEYFRDVAKQDVLLFIDNIFRFTQAGSEVSTLLGRMPSAVGYQPNLADEMGLLQERITSTRGHSITSLQAIYVPADDYTDPAPATTFAHLDATTELSREIASRGLYPAVDPLASTSRILDPRYVGQDHYDVATRVKSILQRNKELQDIIAILGVDELSEEDKTVVARARRIQQFLSQNTYMAEKFTGVEGSTVPVSETVEAFKKIADGEFDHIAEQAFFNIGGLEDLERNWARIQKEYGV; from the coding sequence ATGACCGCCACCACCGTCGACGAGACGGCCGCCACCGCCGGCACGCCCGGCGTGGGTCGGGTCGCCCGCGTCATCGGTCCGATCGTGGACATCGAGTTCCCCGCGGACCAGATCCCCGAGCTCTACAACGCGCTGCAGGTCGACATCGACCTGTCGGCCCAGGGCGAGGGCGAGGGCTCGTTCACGATGACGCTCGAGGTCGCCCAGCACCTCGGCGACTCGCTCGTCCGCGCCATCGCGCTCAAGCCGACCGACGGTCTCGTCCGCGGCGCGCAGGTGCGCGACACGGGTGCGCCGATCTCGGTGCCCGTCGGCGACGTCACCAAGGGCAAGGTCTTCAACGTCATCGGCGAGGTGCTCAACGCCGAGCCGGGCGAGAAGATCGAGATCACCGAGCGCTGGCCGATCCACCGCAAGGCGCCGGCGTTCGACCAGCTCGAGTCGAAGACCACGATGTTCGAGACGGGCATCAAGGTCATCGACCTGCTCACGCCGTACGTGCAGGGCGGGAAGATCGGTCTCTTCGGTGGTGCGGGCGTCGGCAAGACGGTCCTCATCCAGGAGATGATCCAGCGCGTCGCCCAGAACCACGGTGGTGTGTCGGTGTTCGCCGGTGTCGGCGAGCGCACGCGTGAGGGCAACGACCTCATCGTCGAGATGGAGGAGGCGGGCGTCTTCGACAAGACGGCCCTCGTCTTCGGCCAGATGGACGAGCCGCCGGGCACGCGTCTGCGCGTCGCCCTGTCGGCGCTGACGATGGCGGAGTACTTCCGTGACGTCGCCAAGCAGGACGTGCTGCTGTTCATCGACAACATCTTCCGCTTCACGCAGGCGGGCTCTGAGGTGTCGACGCTGCTCGGGCGCATGCCGTCCGCGGTGGGCTACCAGCCGAACCTCGCCGACGAGATGGGTCTGCTGCAGGAGCGCATCACCTCGACGCGTGGTCACTCGATCACGTCGCTGCAGGCGATCTACGTCCCCGCGGACGACTACACCGACCCGGCCCCGGCGACGACGTTCGCGCACCTCGACGCGACGACCGAGCTCTCGCGTGAGATCGCGTCGCGCGGTCTGTACCCGGCCGTGGACCCGCTGGCCTCGACGTCGCGCATCCTCGACCCGCGGTACGTGGGCCAGGACCACTACGACGTGGCGACGCGCGTGAAGTCGATCCTCCAGCGCAACAAGGAGCTGCAGGACATCATCGCGATCCTCGGCGTCGACGAGCTGTCCGAGGAGGACAAGACCGTCGTCGCGCGGGCGCGCCGCATCCAGCAGTTCCTCTCGCAGAACACCTACATGGCCGAGAAGTTCACGGGCGTCGAGGGCTCGACGGTCCCGGTGTCCGAGACGGTCGAGGCGTTCAAGAAGATCGCGGACGGCGAGTTCGACCACATCGCCGAGCAGGCGTTCTTCAACATCGGCGGGCTCGAGGACCTCGAGCGCAACTGGGCCCGCATCCAGAAGGAGTACGGCGTCTGA
- a CDS encoding F0F1 ATP synthase subunit gamma, whose product MAGSQRVYKQRIKSTQSLKKMFRAQELIAASRIGKARDRVSMASPYSRAITRAVSAVATHSNVSHPFLVERSDTKRVAVLLIASDRGMAGAYSASVIRETERLIARLEGEGKQVALYVSGRRAVTYYTFRGRELVGQWSGHSDAPSPDVAREIADTLLDAFRAPADEGGIAEVHVVYTQFVNMVTQRPRVVRMLPLEVVEGVAPADDKGALPLYDFEPNPEVVLDALLPRYVRSRIFAALLQAAASELAARQRAMHTATDNAEDLIRTYTRLANQARQGEITQEISEIVSGADALASAS is encoded by the coding sequence ATGGCCGGTTCGCAGCGCGTCTACAAGCAGCGGATCAAGTCCACCCAGTCGCTCAAGAAGATGTTCCGGGCGCAGGAGCTGATCGCCGCGTCCCGCATCGGCAAGGCGCGGGACCGCGTGAGCATGGCGTCGCCGTACTCGCGTGCGATCACGCGGGCCGTGTCGGCGGTCGCGACGCACTCCAACGTGTCCCACCCGTTCCTCGTGGAGCGGTCGGACACGAAGCGCGTCGCGGTCCTGCTCATCGCGTCGGACCGCGGCATGGCGGGCGCCTACTCGGCGAGCGTCATCCGTGAGACCGAGCGGCTCATCGCGCGGCTCGAGGGGGAGGGCAAGCAGGTCGCCCTCTACGTCTCGGGTCGTCGCGCGGTGACGTACTACACGTTCCGCGGGCGCGAGCTCGTGGGGCAGTGGTCGGGCCACTCGGACGCGCCCTCCCCGGACGTCGCGCGGGAGATCGCGGACACGCTGCTCGACGCGTTCCGCGCGCCGGCGGACGAGGGCGGCATCGCCGAGGTGCACGTCGTCTACACGCAGTTCGTCAACATGGTGACGCAGCGTCCGCGCGTCGTGCGGATGCTGCCGCTCGAGGTCGTCGAGGGCGTTGCGCCCGCCGACGACAAGGGCGCACTGCCGCTGTACGACTTCGAGCCGAACCCCGAGGTCGTGCTCGACGCGCTGCTGCCGCGCTACGTGCGGTCGCGGATCTTCGCGGCGCTGCTGCAGGCGGCGGCCTCGGAGCTCGCGGCCCGTCAGCGCGCGATGCACACCGCGACGGACAACGCCGAGGACCTCATCCGCACGTACACCCGCCTGGCGAACCAGGCCCGCCAGGGCGAGATCACCCAGGAGATCAGCGAGATCGTGTCGGGCGCCGACGCGCTCGCGTCGGCCTCCTGA